A region of Clostridia bacterium DNA encodes the following proteins:
- a CDS encoding ATP-dependent Clp protease proteolytic subunit gives MTEDNENERPRDPSGEDGAVTVKAGTHSICCLTVIGQIEGHYALPPTEKATRYEHMIPRLVAAEQSPEVEGVLLLLNTVGGDIEAGLAIAELVASMKTPSVSLVLGGSHSIGVPLAVCARRSFIVPTATMTVHPVRLTGLVLGVPQTFDYFQKMQERVVRFVAGNSRVSPERMRELMLNTGELATDMGSVLDGEAAVREGFIDAVGGLADAVEALYRLIEE, from the coding sequence ATGACGGAAGACAACGAAAACGAAAGACCGCGCGATCCGTCCGGCGAGGACGGAGCCGTGACCGTGAAGGCGGGGACGCACTCGATCTGCTGCTTGACGGTGATCGGGCAGATAGAAGGGCATTACGCCCTTCCGCCTACGGAGAAAGCGACGCGCTACGAGCATATGATCCCGCGGCTCGTCGCGGCGGAGCAGTCGCCGGAGGTCGAGGGCGTGCTGCTTCTGCTGAACACGGTAGGCGGCGATATCGAGGCGGGGCTCGCGATAGCGGAGCTCGTCGCGAGCATGAAGACGCCCTCCGTTTCGCTCGTGCTCGGCGGCAGCCATTCGATTGGCGTGCCGCTCGCGGTCTGTGCGCGCAGGTCATTCATCGTGCCTACGGCGACGATGACGGTGCATCCCGTGCGGCTTACCGGACTTGTGCTCGGCGTGCCGCAGACATTCGATTATTTCCAGAAGATGCAGGAGCGCGTTGTGCGCTTCGTCGCCGGCAACAGCCGGGTTTCGCCGGAGCGTATGCGCGAGCTGATGCTGAACACCGGCGAGCTCGCCACGGATATGGGCAGCGTGCTCGACGGCGAAGCCGCCGTCCGCGAGGGCTTCATCGACGCGGTGGGCGGTCTCGCCGACGCGGTGGAGGCGCTTTACCGGCTGATAGAGGAATAA
- a CDS encoding undecaprenyl-diphosphate phosphatase — MTVFQAFFQGVIQGLTEFLPVSSSWHLSVAAHFFGIEGAGTAFSVFLHLGTLAAVVFAFFPRVKELFFEFFRMIADIFRGRFSFKNCGQTRRMLLMMILSLAPLLCVYPIKDTISALGEDEDVVVEGICFIYTAILLLLASYTAKRTAEPLAEVTPGRAVYIGFMQAIALLPGVSRSGSTVGAGLISGVDRGYMVDYSFILSIPVIFAAGVSETKDAFAEGLGVGVFPLIVGVVTAAAVGFFAIKALSWMVKNDKLWIFSIYLFLLGGFTVVAGMSGL; from the coding sequence ATGACGGTTTTTCAGGCGTTCTTTCAAGGAGTGATACAGGGGCTGACGGAGTTCCTTCCCGTCAGCAGCTCGTGGCATCTCTCGGTCGCCGCGCACTTTTTCGGCATCGAGGGGGCGGGAACAGCGTTTTCCGTTTTCCTGCATCTCGGCACGCTGGCGGCGGTCGTCTTCGCGTTTTTTCCGAGGGTCAAGGAGCTGTTCTTCGAGTTCTTCCGCATGATTGCGGATATTTTCCGCGGCAGGTTCAGCTTTAAGAACTGCGGTCAAACGCGAAGGATGCTGCTGATGATGATCCTTTCGCTCGCGCCGCTGCTCTGCGTCTATCCGATAAAGGATACGATCTCCGCGCTCGGCGAGGACGAGGACGTCGTCGTCGAAGGGATATGCTTCATCTACACCGCGATCCTGCTGCTTCTGGCAAGCTACACCGCGAAGCGCACCGCGGAGCCGCTCGCCGAAGTTACGCCGGGGCGCGCGGTCTACATAGGATTCATGCAGGCGATAGCGCTGCTTCCGGGCGTTTCGCGCAGCGGCTCGACCGTCGGCGCGGGGCTGATCTCCGGAGTCGACCGCGGTTATATGGTCGACTATTCCTTCATTTTGAGCATACCGGTCATATTCGCCGCCGGCGTAAGCGAAACGAAGGACGCCTTCGCGGAAGGCCTCGGCGTGGGAGTTTTCCCGCTCATCGTCGGAGTCGTAACCGCCGCGGCCGTCGGCTTTTTCGCGATAAAGGCGCTCTCGTGGATGGTGAAGAACGATAAGCTCTGGATATTCTCGATATACCTCTTCCTGCTCGGCGGCTTCACAGTCGTCGCGGGAATGAGCGGACTCTGA